A genomic region of Magnolia sinica isolate HGM2019 chromosome 6, MsV1, whole genome shotgun sequence contains the following coding sequences:
- the LOC131248671 gene encoding heavy metal-associated isoprenylated plant protein 16-like — MVGKQKVVMKVPVNDEKSRSRALRTAVGVPGCISVSIEGKDKDMVVVIGDGIDSVVLTKSLRKKLGGAELITVTPVDEKKAQEKKPEEKPKKPEEKPKKQDNQPAVFPALQQPIIYVHPYSPYYNPDPCAIM, encoded by the exons ATGGTTGGCAAG CAAAAGGTGGTCATGAAAGTACCAGTGAATGATGAGAAGAGTCGATCTCGAGCGTTGAGAACTGCTGTAGGCGTACCAG GCTGCATATCGGTCTCAATAGAAGGCAAAGATAAAGATATGGTGGTGGTGATAGGCGATGGTATAGATTCGGTGGTGTTGACCAAATCATTGAGGAAGAAGCTCGGTGGTGCAGAGCTGATTACAGTGACTCCCGTCGATGAGAAGAAAGCCCAGGAAAAGAAGCCAGAGGAGAAGCCTAAGAAACCAGAGGAGAAGCCTAAGAAGCAGGACAACCAACCGGCTGTATTTCCAGCTCTGCAGCAACCTATAATATATGTGCACCCTTATTCACCGTACTATAATCCTGACCCTTGTGCTATTATGTGA